In Carettochelys insculpta isolate YL-2023 chromosome 3, ASM3395843v1, whole genome shotgun sequence, the genomic stretch GGATCTATGACACAGATTTGTGATCTGCAAGTGACTATTAACTCACATTTATAATGTGAAACTTTACTCGGTGAGAAAATCTAGGGCTGGTTGTAAATGGATGATACGTTTTTAATGTTTCTTCTCTCCCTCCAAAAAACAGCAATAGTAGTAGATTTAACAATACCATAGAATCTCATGACTATGAAATCGTGGCTATTTGTGTTAACATGTTGTTCCTGTTGTTGATGTGATACAAAGCTCCTGCAAAACAGCTGGCACAGTCCAGTGCACTGGCTTCCCTCACTGGACTCGGTAAGTATTTTCCTTATTTTTGAGAGGGGCTTACTGGGGAGATCACTCTTTTCTTGTATTTCCAGAGATTGTTTTGAAACTAGAATGTAATTACCATAATTATTATGGGTCATTCTGCTACCTTTACTCAGATGAAATAGGATGTTATGCTACAAATCATCCCACATTTCAGTGAGATAATTTGTGAGATAAAAAACTAATCATAGGAGTAGAGTATCAGAATCTTGCCTAAGTTTCTAAACTAGGTAAAGGCATAAGAAGTCGCATGTACTTTTTGGCTGGATAGTTTACTTGATAGCTGATCTTAGTAGGACAGGTTGTGAATTGTTCCAGAAGCAAACTACAGTCTTTCTGAAGGAAGATGATTATTTTTATGCATTGCTCCCATTTTGATCCAGCCTTTGTTACTGTGGATAACAGATGACAACATAGTTGATCAAATATAAAGCTCTGGTTTGCAAAATAAACCTATTAAAATATTTAGAATAGATTTGTACTTTCATTATATGAAGAACGCCCAAATCTGTGatcattttgaaaatgtacaaGATGCGAAAGGTAGAATTGCATTCTTAGATGATGTAGTAGGAAAAGCTCTTTTCCAAAATTGTCATCTTACCATAGTCCAGTAGCAATGCTAAAATAAAATGTCAGTGATTACATGCTGATTATATGATACTGTGAACTTTGAATTCCTTTATATGAGGTGAGATGTTCTCTTTTCCAATTGTTCAGATGGTTTTACACTAATTGCAATAAAGATTTAAGAGAACTTCAAATGGAAAGAAAGTAAAATTCTTCTTTGTCAGATGTTTAAGTTTACTTTGTATCAGTCCAGAATAAACTCAGATCTTTTCTTTTGGTGGGTGAGGGAAGTCCATTTCTAGTCATCTCTGTACATTCTGAAGTACAGTATTTTCTAAACCACAGTAGAAAAGTTGACATTCAGGCATTCTAAGCCCTGGACAACTGAAGGCTGCCGAAGTCATTGCAGAGATGTCTTCAGGGACAGGGTCCAAGGCATTTTATTGCTCTTTCGGTGCTCTGTGCGCTTGCTGATACATGGGAAGGAAGGCATTGTTACTGGCTCTGTATGGAGCTTTTTCAGTCCTTCCGTGCAATGAGACAAGTGCCCTGATTTACAATGGTTGCTTGCTGAGAAATAGACAAACTGGTCCACAAGGAGTAAAACACGATATTAAGCATCAGTGCAGAAATGGGGGCCTTGAACTCTCCAGTCAACCAGCTTTGGCACTTCCCTCATCCTAAATGACTTCTTCAGAGAAGAGAAAGTGAAAGAAGGGCAGTGTACTCTCCTCTTTGCCAAACAGAAATATTAAGAACAAGGCTTAATCTTTCCTCGTGATAGACTGGGCTTTATGCACGCAGGTGGACTGGGTGGTTATGGATCAGGAGACAGTGAAGATGAGAGGAGTGACAGAGGCTCTGAATCATCTGATACTGATGATGAGGAATTGCGACACAGAATCAGGCAAAAACAGGAAGCATTttggagaaaagagagagaacagcAACTATTACTAGAAAAACAGTTAGAAGGTAAGTCACTTAAATGTGTTTCTGCTGTAAAAACATGCACGTGCCTACTTTTTACATCTTAATGGAATATGTGAGGGGTGGTGATACAGATTTTCTGGGTAAAACTTAACTCTAAAGTTTTGCTCAAGAATGTTTGAGATACTTTGCAGAGACTTGTTCTGTTTCCCTTTTTTATCTTTCCTGCTTGTAAAATCCATGATAAATATTCcgtttcatttatttttcagttttaaaagaaCAAATTACAACAGCTAGAACCCTGCAAACCCACGGCTACCCATTTTGTATACATGGCTATATCTATCTtacagaacaggaagggaccttttaaggtcattgagtctagtcccctaccctcacagtaGGATCTATTACCATCTTTGTCACcagccccagatctctaaatggccccctcagggactgaactcacaacctggggtttagcaggacaatgctcaaaccactgagctatccactTATGCATGTGGATGTCCACAGACCATTTTCACAGATCAGCTGTGGACACAAGGTTTGTGTACGTGAAGAGCTCTACAAAgagttttcaaaagtaaattccTTTAATATTTCAGTCCTGATTTAGAGTAAAATTAATTCCTTTTTTAGCATATCCATCTGTAGCCTTTTCTACAGTGTCTTTAAGGTGGGCAGATGGAAATGAATTTTACAAGGATTGTATTGCACAAGGAACTTTGGGAGAAGTATATGCTCACAAAGTGTTCTCAAGTCGAGAACCATATCTCctctccctccacaacattgccAGTGAGTCTCAGCAAAGAGCCCAGTATTGAATGATGAGTGATATAGAATCTCCACTGTTCTTTTCTAGAAGTGTGATCTGTAGGGTTGAGAAGTTAACACACCTTCGGTATATATtggtttgaaattattttggcATTCTGAAAACAGTGGTTTCTTTTACTCATATGCACCAAGTTCAGATACAGTCAAAATATGAACATAAAATAGGTATTAATACCTTGCCAAAATTCATGCTTgagttgtattaaaaaaaaatcagaaaaggttCAAAATATCTCCTTTGCCTTTTAAAAATTTCTAAAACCTCCTTTTTGGTAACTCCTAAATTTATAGTGTTGTAAAATTAGCTGGAAAAATTGTCATCCAGTGCACCTTCTGCCAGTACAGGCTTTTGAACTAAATTCTGTATGTCAAATGAGAGGGTTGGAAGGAGGtgttgggggattttttttttgtttttttggttaaaaatcaTTTGCGAACTTTTAAGTGATGGTGTATTCAGGAGTGGCAAGTgaattgttttgttaaaataattaGGATGGTCTGGGAACTTGTTCCTTAGCCAAAAATGACAAAACGTTTGCTTTCTTTTCATGTATCTGTACCCCATTATTTGGCGTTACTTATGCGGTTCTTATatgcttttccagaagaaaaacTACAAAATGAAAGAATTGCTAAAGAGATGAATGAATTCATCAACAGAGAGCAAAATAGCAACTTGGCACCACAGGAAGCAAAGGAAACAGAGGATGATGTGTTTAATGAAAAGAAGAGATCTCCAGGTGAAACTGCACCAGATATGGACCCCAAAAAAGAGgttaaagaaaaagagagaacaggAAGGAGTAGGTCAAGAAGTACTAGTAGTGGTACTACTAGCAGCAATAGTAGAAGCAGTAGTAGCAGCAGTAGTGTGTCCAGTACATCATACAGTACAAGCTCAGGTAGTAGCCGCAGTTCTTCACAGTCTTCCTCTCCTAAAAGGAAGAAGAGACGTAGTCACAGTAGATCTCCATCACATAAAATTAGACGCAGTAGAAGTAGGAGTTATTCTCATAGGAATAGGAGAGAGAGGAGTAGAAGTAGGGAAAAGATAAGGGAAAGGAGGAGATCTAGCAGAAATATGAGCATAGAAAGAGGGGAGAGGCGGAAAAATCGTAGTCCTTCCCAGGAAAGAAGTTGGGAGAGGCGTAGAAGCAGTAGTCACTCAAGGGACAGAAGAGCTAGTCGTGCTAGTCGCAGCAGGAGTCGAGATAGGCGTAAAAGTGATGACCAGCATAGAAATGTTAGTGGAAATAGGCACAAGCACAAGGGTGATGGTAAAGATCCAGAGAGGAAAAAGGAACGAAGTAGGAGCATAGATAAAGATAGGAAGAAGAATAGAGAACGGGAGAGAGAccaggagaaaagaaaagagaagcaaagaaaagaagaaaaagacagtAAGTCTGGCAATCATGATGACAGTAGGTTAAAGAGAAAAAGAGATAGTGAAAGAACTCTGTCTCGCAGCAATTCAATGTCTGCTAAAATTTTAAGACAGGATTCTAGACAGGAAAGCAAGAAAAGTTTTACCAAAGATAGTAAAAAACATTCAGGCTCTGAATCTAGTGTAAGGAGCAGTTCTGAATCGCCAGGAAGCAGCAAAGAAAAGAAGGCTAAGAAATCAAAGCATAGTCGGTCACAGTCCATGGAGAAATCTCACAGGTCTGGTAAGAAGGCAAGCCGCAAACACAAGTCTAAGTCACGATCAAGGTAGTATACTTTTTAAGTATTTTGTCTgattattatttttttgttttactgtttGTCTTCTTGTGTACAACATATAAAGTATACTTTAAATAAAATTTGGTATTGTAATTGTCTGGGgcaaaaataattttggaaaGTCTCTTAAAATTACTAATTATTAAGCCTAAATTatgtgtggtttgggggggagTGTCTTTGCCCCATTAACTTTTtctgctttccctttatttttcagGTCAACCACCCCTCCTCGTCGTAAACACTGAGGAACAGTGTGGCACCAGTGATATGACATTAAAAAATTCCATGAGTTTTAAGGGCTTGTCTCATTATAGAGGCACATTGTGGCTGTGTAGGTGAAACCAGATTccttttttaaactgtaaataggtgtatttttttccaaatgctgCTGAGTTAAAATAGGATTTCTTTGtattgcatttttttcaaaaatagtagTGCTTAATAAGACTATAAAACATGccattctctttcagctgtatgttCTTAAAATTACTATTGAATGTACTGTGATGTCAATAAAGGTCTttagttaatttttgtttaaaattcttGCACCTTAATTTTATGTGTTATAATATagaaaatctctttttaaaaaaggcagcTGGTTTTTGTATAACAAATTTTAAAAGTactctggaaaaaaattaatcactATCATTTGTTGAAATAtgtaagttttgtttttttggagggaGGGTAGGGGATTGCCCATGGATTTATTGGGATCAGTCAGTTGGCTGGGGGAATAAAAGGAATACACTTCTAGTTTTTATTCTTTAGATAAAAATGTCTAACATTTTATGCTTCTGTCTTGGACTATCAAGTAACATGCTGTTTGTGTAAAAGATGGATCACTCTGTCCTCTGAGATATGCTAAGTGCAGCCAAGCCCCAGTAGGTATATGTGCAAGTAACTGATCACGTGTGCCATGAAATGTTCAGCTTTGGAACTATATTATCAATCAGTAATTTCTATTTTGTGTTTAAAAGCATGTTCTAGACAATTAGGTTTTTCGCAAGAGCAAGACTGAATTTCTGAATAAGGATATTTTACTGAAAACATACATCATGCACTGGAAAACTGAAAGACTAGATAAAACTGTAGTTTGCACATGAACACATACCAGTTCTGTAGTAACCATTAAAAATGGCCATGTTTTGGAAGTATGAGAGTTATAACTACTTCAGTTAATGTTAGGTTGGATCACAACCTATTTCTTGGTTTTTAGCACTATAGTAGTCTTTAGTGAAAGAAGACTATGTCTTTACTTCCTTCATTTAAAAGAGGATGGGGATTGCTTACCTGGCACAGCTActgagaggggcaggggtggaggtgtctTTATGTGGTTCTGCGCACTGCAGGAAAGATCTCCTTACAAACACCGCTCCTCACTGCTTCCATTGGCCATGATTGTCAGCCAATGGCAAGGGAATGGGAGGGTGGTGTCTGCAGAGAATGCTTCCCTGCAGTATTTGGAGCTGCTTtctccctctgccaggcagagactacaggttatgtgcagcttgtggcTTGCTTTGATTGGGCCCgtggggctcagggcttcctCCACCGCACTCCCTCACAGGGGGCAGCTGGTGATCCAGCCATGGTGCCCTCTGTGTAGCCTGGTGCGCTATAATTGGCTTGCACTgctgtgtatgtgggagggggtgagacccatgcctcatgggccagatctggcccacgggccataggttccccaccccttgaTTTTTGGAAAAGGCTGTCCCTCCAAGTTGTGGTGGGATACTTGTGaatctgaaattttcaaaaatgtcataAGTAAAAACTGAGAGTTATTTcttgtaaggaaaaaaaatacaataattacaAACTAAACTTGCAAAGCATGTCTCCCTGAAAAAAGTAATCCATTTAATTAAAAGTAGGATTCAGTTACATCAGATCTTTGCAAAGGTTTTATTTATA encodes the following:
- the PNISR gene encoding arginine/serine-rich protein PNISR isoform X1 gives rise to the protein MWDQGGQPWQQWPLNQQQWMQSFQHQQDPSQIDWAALAQAWIAQREASGQQNVVEQQGMMPNGQDISGIESGPNNHNNFQGDPNFNRMWQPEWGMPHQPPHPPPDQQWMPPAPGPMEIVPPSEDSNSQDSGEFASDNRHIFNQNNHNFGGPPDNFAMGPVNQFDYQHGAAFGPPQGGFHPPYWQPGPPGPPGPPAPSAPPQNRRERPSFRDRQRSPIAMPVKQEPPQIDAVKRRTLPAWIREGLEKMEREKQKKLEKERMEQQRSQMSKKEKKANEAEEGDGPRLPQKSKFDSDEEEDIENTEATSVGKVSRSPSPAPQEEQSEPEMTEEEKEYQMMLLTKLLLTEILLDVTNEEIYYVAKDVHRKATKAPAKQLAQSSALASLTGLGGLGGYGSGDSEDERSDRGSESSDTDDEELRHRIRQKQEAFWRKEREQQLLLEKQLEEEKLQNERIAKEMNEFINREQNSNLAPQEAKETEDDVFNEKKRSPGETAPDMDPKKEVKEKERTGRSRSRSTSSGTTSSNSRSSSSSSSVSSTSYSTSSGSSRSSSQSSSPKRKKRRSHSRSPSHKIRRSRSRSYSHRNRRERSRSREKIRERRRSSRNMSIERGERRKNRSPSQERSWERRRSSSHSRDRRASRASRSRSRDRRKSDDQHRNVSGNRHKHKGDGKDPERKKERSRSIDKDRKKNRERERDQEKRKEKQRKEEKDSKSGNHDDSRLKRKRDSERTLSRSNSMSAKILRQDSRQESKKSFTKDSKKHSGSESSVRSSSESPGSSKEKKAKKSKHSRSQSMEKSHRSGKKASRKHKSKSRSRSTTPPRRKH